The Liolophura sinensis isolate JHLJ2023 chromosome 6, CUHK_Ljap_v2, whole genome shotgun sequence genomic sequence AACTGACGGATTTTGATAACTATGCTTAAGGTGAGACAGCACCTCATCAAATAGGTTTTTATCAATAGATGAATTTTCATTCTCAGAAGAATTAAAGCTCAACTAAGTGCTGTCTTCTCCTCTAAACTGAATTATACTGTGAAATATTTCTAGCTTCTAGGTGAAACTGTCAAGCcagaagaatgaatgaatgaatgactgactaAGACTTCATGCTACAAATATGGCCTCTTCATGATAATTAAAgatatatgcattatatatttataacttcAAATTCAGTGGATGgaagaaaatgaatttattcGTCTTGCATATATCATGTGTTTAGAAATATTATGTTTATTATCCTAGATCAGGATTAGTCTGAAGAATTAGTTTTACCTGGACCATCAGTAAAAATGTTCATAGACCCCCCAAAAAGAGCCCTGTATCATactcaaatgttttgtttggcTTTTGATGGAAATTTATTGTTCTTATTGTTCTCtcacttttaatttttgaaatccTTATCCCTTTCATttggcagaaaaaaaatcataccaACCAACCATATTTTTTCTCTAAGAtcttttttattataatttatttatttctatataacTACAGACTTCCCACAAGATAACAGACTGAATCAACAGCAGACAATGTTGTGcttttatgtaggcctacaaaatAACATCTGATGGATCCAAGATAAAACCACCTTTCCCCCCAGTCTGTGGCCTCACTGACCTGTCTACCGTGGCGGTAGACCAATGCTGTAACTGATCCGCACGGTTTAATTCCAACTGTGAGACTTATATTAATATAGATCAGTATTTTTGGTCCTCCAACCAGCCTGtatatacagtgttgactggaTCAAACAGCACATGAAACAGAAGGTTTTCACCATTTGGAAAACTGGGTGTGACTTTGTACCTTTTTCTGAGATTTCTGGACAATGAGGAGCCAGGAGGTAAATTCAAGGATTGCTATCAAGGCAGTAAAACACTTGCATGAGGCTAAAGGATAAGCGATCGGGTCCAATAATGAACCCCCATTTacagagactttaaaaataacTAGAACAGGAATCAGCAAGATAACATTCCGTGTAACAATCTTCCTAACAACTGATTTATAGGGAAATTTCACATGTGTGTCCATGGCCGTCGCCATATTTGTTCTCAGTCATTACTACCTTTTAACTTAAAGATAAAACCGAAAAACGTTATTTCTGAAAACAACTTGCCCGAAAATTTGTGGATTAACAGCACAAAATTTAGTCAAAGTGAATACACAGAAGGCCTAAACAAAATCATCAACACTTTTGTAACgatatttttataattgtgTGCCACACGTGACCATTGCGAGTCCGTTTTCGTTTGATGCAGAATGTTATTTAGGTATTTTATAGTAGTGGCGAGAGAGTGAAGATGTCGGGGAGGAAGAAGAGGAACAGGCTGTTTCACGAAAAGTCGCCTCAAAAGATGTACGATGAAGCGGAGGAAAATTTTTCTCCAGTTAAAAGTAAGATGTTGAACTACTGTTCTGGGACAAAACTTAAttgattcatacatgtagtttacgtTTCCTGTGATTTCTGATTTCAATTTCTCAGTAAGCACTTGTGGTAGACGACCCATATATTTTACAATACTGTGATCCTATTTTTAATGTTGGTCTGTGTTCAAAATTAggatgcatttatttatttatttgcttggtgctTTATgtcgtgttcaagaatattgcacttatacggcagcggccggcattatggtgagaggaaaccgggcagagccggaggGAAACCCGATAGAATTGCGTGGATACCCaggaccatccaaaggttgctggcagaccttcctacctacggccggagaggagatCATCATAGGCTGGACTTACAGCattgcattggtgggaggctcctgggtcattgcgccacactggcaTGCATGTTCTGTATTTATGCATCCACTTTTTACATAGTGCACCCAAAAATGTTCACCTGTGTAGCCATTCtgtactcttttttttctccttcgGACCCTGTGGTTGTTGTATTGGACATGTATTAACTCTATCATCTGTCATTCACAGGTCCATCTAGTCCATATCACATGCAAAGAAATCTTCAGGGAAGTGCACGGAAGATAAAAGATGCTGCAGCTGACTGGCATAATGGGATTCTGAAATGGAATTCTTTGAACTCAGAGGGAGTGAAAATAATCAACAAAATAGCCAATATTAAACTGGAGAGGATGTAAGCAAGTAGCTTGTTTTTCATTCTCTTATCCAAATGTTAAATGCAAATGTCAGAGAAATAGGACGTTTGAAGGAAATGAGAGAATTTTTCTGTAGCATGAAATGTAGCATGTGAGAAGTAGAATGCAAGCTAACTGTTGGGAGATTATATTGTTAAACAGTAGCAGTGTCTGGAGGAAAAGTGAAGTTTGATACTCTTCTCAACAGCGAGATCAAAACTAGTGACTTACATATACTACTGGATGATTGAGATGGAAATGATTTCCTTTCTTTCATCTTTCAGTTTCCTGTTCTTTCATCTGAGTTTACTTTAACCGTTGCACTGCCAGTCCTCCATTATTATCTGTTTTCATTGCTGGcattcttttcttctttttcttcaggTTTGCTTGTCAGCAGAATGAGAGTGAGGTGGCCTCTGGTGACCTTATGTCACCTGACCTAGAGCCACTTTGTGAGGCATTAACAGTTATTGTTCAGTCTCAGGTAGGGTTTAGTACAGAGTTTATTCAACTGGTAACACAAATCAAGATCATGCTATGTAggtgttttcaaaaaatatattagTGCATCTGGCATTTTAGTGCAAGTATTAAACAGTAATGTTTTCTCTCTTCTCTGCCTCTCACCAGGTATATATAGCATGTTTATACTCAACAGTGCCCAGTTTTCTCTGCCAAAACCCACCATCGTCTGAAtggcaaaatatttttcagtgtaatGTAAACCACAGTCAACTAAATAACGAATGGAAAGAGATACATGAATGTAAACATTTAGTATTAGACAGGGAAgccataaaataatttatttttattttatcacttaTAAACTGCACTGTATTTTTCTTACAGGAAAAAATTGTGAGGAAGATGAAATCCATGAGAGTCATGTTGGTTGGTGTGAAGAACCTTGAAGCATTCAGATGTGAAGGGCAAGGAGAAGGAAACACAGCATCTCATCCATTATTTCAGTCTTGGTCTATCACAGAGTTTGGTAAGACATGGTCACTTGGTGATGAGAGCTTGCGACTTGTAACAGGCACAGCATTAGTGTAGGACTTCATCAGTCGTATACAGCCATATGAATAGTGTAGGACTTCATTGGGATATAAACAGGCACAGCATTAGTGTAGGACTTCATCAGTCATATACAGCAGTACAAATAGTGTAGGACGTCATTGGGATGTAAACGGGCACAGCATTAGTGTAGGACTTCATCAGGATGTTAGCATTGTCTGGTGGAAAAGCAGGCACAACATTAGTGTAGGACTTCATCTGAATGTTAGCAGGCACTGGATTAGTGTCAGACTTCATCAGGACATTAGCAGGCACATCAGTAGTGCAGGATTTCATCCAGATGTTAACAGGTACAGCATTAGTGTAGGACTTCGTCGATAGATAATCAGACACAGCATTACTGTAGAACTTCATCGGAATGTAAACAGGCACAGCATGTAATAGTGTAGGAATTTGTCGGTACATAAACAGGCACAACATTAGTGTAGGACTTCTTTGATACGTAAACAGGCACAGCATTAGTGTAGGACTTCTTTGACATGTAAACAGGCACAGCATTAGTGTAGGACTTCATTGCCATGTAAACTGGCACAGCATTAGTGTAGGACTTTATTAGTGTTGGACTTCATCAATAGATAATCAAGCCAAGGACTTCACCAGCATATAATTCTGAACAACATGTAATAGTGTAGGACTTCATCGGTATGTAAACATCAACAACATGTAATAGTGTAAGACTTCAGAGGCACATGAACAGGCAGAGCATTATTGTTGGACTTCACTGGCATATAAACGTGAACAAGATGTAATAGTGTAGGACTTCAGCGGCATGTAAACATGAACAACATGTAATAGTGTAGGACTTCATCAGCATGTAATCATGAACAACATGTAATAGTGTAGGACATCAGCAGCACATAAACAGGGACAGCAATAGTGTAAGACTTCATTGGTTCATAAACAGGCACAGCATTAGTGTAGGACTTCACCGGCATATAAACATGAACAACAATAGTGTGAACATGAACAACATGTAATAGTGTAGGACTTCATCATCATGTAAACATGAACAACGTAATAGTGTAGGACTTAAGTGGCACACAAACAGGCACAGCATTAGTGTAGGACTTCACCAGCACATAAACAGGCACAAAACTAATGTTAGACTTCATCAGGATCCAAACATGAAGATGTTCAAAATGAAAGAATTATTTCaactaatttgtgggaaatatttaaaatgttaaatagaATATTATTACTAATTTGCACACCGCAGATGAGTATTTTTGTGTCTCATGACAGGGTCTGATGCTTTCTCCTATAATAATGAAACCTTGTTTACTCTCACCATGTGAATCCTCATTctaacatgtaaatttttatttttgatcacattggctttcagaatatctgatgaatacagttttcaaaaaaaagtaaaaagtgaaagagagagagagagagaattaCTAAGATTGTGATTCAGAATGTTTAAAGAAACACTCCCTACCCTGATACAggttgtccttttacaaatattatataattaagATGTGATCAAATACTAATATGGCTAATTAATTTCAATTTCTATATTTCAGAGGAGACATTCAAAGGACTAGGTGAAATGTATGAGAAAGAGTTGGAACTAAAGAAGATAATTGGCCAGAATGTGGCACATGCCAAAGACAGGAATGCTTTAATGATGTATACATCTTCATGGCTTCATCAGCCATACATTGAGGAGAGAGCAGAGATCCTACTGGAGGGTATGCTGATAGAAACAGGTCACAAGTGAGGTGTACATCAGCCATACATTGAGGAGAGAGCAGAGATCCTACTGGAGGGTGTGCTGATCAAAACAGGTCACAAGTGAGGTGTACATCAGCCATACACTGAGGAGAGAGCAGAGCTTCTACTGGAGGGTATGCTGTTAGAAACAGGTCACAAGTGAGGTGTACATCAGCCATGCACTGAGGAGAGAGCAGAGATCCTACTGGAGGTTATGCTGATCGAAACAGGTCACAAGTGAGGTGTACATCAGCCATGCATTGAGGAGAGAGCAGAGCTCCTGCTGGAGGGTATGCTGATCGAAACAGGTCACAAGTGAGGTGTACATCAGCCATACTCTGAGGAGAGAGCAGAGCTCCCACTGGAGGGTATGCTGATAGAAACAGGTCACAAGTGAGGTGTACATCAGCCATGCATTGAGGAGAGAGCAGAGATCCTACTGGAGGGTATGCTGATAGAAACAGGTCACAAGTGAGGTGTACATCAGCCATACACTGAGGAGAGAGCAGAGCTCCCACTGGAGGGTATGCTGATAGAAACAGGTCACAAGTGAGGTGTACATCAGCCATGCATTGAGGAGAGAGCAGAGATCCTACTGGAGGTTATGCTGATCGAAACAGGTCACAAGTGAGGTGTACATCAGCCATGCATTGAGGAGAGAGCAGAGCTCCTACTGGAGGGTATGCTGATCGAAACAGGTCACAAGTGAGGTGTACATCAGCCATACATTGAGGAGAGAGCAGAGATCCTACTGGAGGGTATGCTGATAGAAACAGGTCACAAGTGAGGTGTACATCAGCCATACATTGAGGAGAGA encodes the following:
- the LOC135468786 gene encoding cyclin-dependent kinase 2-interacting protein-like → MSGRKKRNRLFHEKSPQKMYDEAEENFSPVKSPSSPYHMQRNLQGSARKIKDAAADWHNGILKWNSLNSEGVKIINKIANIKLERMFACQQNESEVASGDLMSPDLEPLCEALTVIVQSQEKIVRKMKSMRVMLVGVKNLEAFRCEGQGEGNTASHPLFQSWSITEFEETFKGLGEMYEKELELKKIIGQNVAHAKDRNALMMYTSSWLHQPYIEERAEILLEGMLIETGHK